The Legionella adelaidensis genome includes a window with the following:
- a CDS encoding valine--tRNA ligase, which translates to MEKTYSPQQIEEKCYEKWENHHYFEPKGTAKPFCVMLPPPNVTGSLHMGHGFQHTLIDALIRYQRMMGRRTLWQPGTDHAGISTQLVVESQLEREGLSRKNMTREEFLQRVWQWKEESGGTITRQMRRIGSSVDWSRERFTMDEGLSAAVQKVFVQLYEDGLIYRGTRLVNWDPKLGTAISDLEVLSEEEDGYLWHIRYPIANSNESIVIATTRPETLLGDTAVAVHPEDPRYTHLIGKEVQLPLCDRTIPIIADEYVDPEFGSGCVKITPAHDFNDHEIGKRHALPMISILTKKGTINKNAPIAYQGMDRFVAREQIITDLEAQHLLVKTEPHKLKVPRGEKSNVIIEPLLTDQWYVKTQPLAQPAIEAVRNGEIKFVPDNWSKTYFQWMENIEDWCISRQLWWGHRIPAWYDNHGHVYVGYSEKDVRFKYKLDASVSLKQDEDVLDTWFSSALWPFSTLGWPERTPDLEQFYPTSVLFTGFDIIFFWVARMIMMGLKFTGKIPFKDIIITGLICDSEGKKMSKSKGNVLDPLDIIDGIELEALVAKRTDKLMLNSVRDKIIKATRKQFPEGIPAYGSDALRFTFCSLASTARTVRFDLNRVEGYRNFCNKLWNAARYVLMSTDEERIDFGDGAFQYSPADQWILSKLQRIKTTCHYYFETYRFDLLTNTLYDFVWHEYCDWYLELSKPVLNDDESLGSMKRGTRRTLIHVLDQILKLLHPIIPFVTEEIWQKITKLTSENGETIMLSQYPLVEDEFINDQIEEELEWVKKIIQSVRTIRSEMGISPAKVIPLKLRNANEIVKERVNKYSAILQTLGKVHNIQCLAAEETVPASASAVVGDLELLIPMAGLIDREAELQRLAKEISKLEKDISLAETKLGNPAFTDKAPAEIIAKEQEKLAQAKAAKEKLLKNKEMVEGL; encoded by the coding sequence ATGGAAAAAACGTATTCTCCTCAGCAAATCGAAGAAAAATGTTATGAGAAATGGGAAAACCACCATTACTTTGAGCCAAAAGGAACGGCTAAACCTTTTTGTGTAATGCTGCCTCCGCCTAATGTCACCGGCAGTTTACATATGGGCCATGGCTTTCAACATACTTTGATTGACGCTTTAATACGTTACCAACGCATGATGGGAAGACGTACCCTATGGCAACCGGGAACCGACCATGCCGGAATTTCCACCCAACTCGTAGTAGAAAGCCAATTAGAACGCGAAGGCCTTTCACGAAAAAACATGACGCGGGAAGAATTCTTACAACGCGTTTGGCAATGGAAAGAAGAATCTGGCGGAACCATTACCCGACAAATGCGACGTATTGGGTCTTCCGTTGACTGGTCCCGTGAACGCTTTACAATGGACGAGGGGCTATCAGCTGCTGTTCAGAAAGTATTTGTGCAACTATACGAAGATGGCCTTATATATCGAGGAACCCGATTAGTAAATTGGGATCCTAAATTGGGTACTGCTATTTCTGACCTGGAGGTACTTTCAGAAGAAGAAGACGGATATCTCTGGCATATACGTTATCCCATAGCTAATTCCAATGAATCCATCGTAATCGCAACCACAAGACCTGAAACGCTCTTAGGCGACACTGCCGTTGCCGTACATCCGGAAGATCCCCGCTATACACATTTAATTGGCAAAGAAGTACAACTCCCGCTTTGCGATCGTACTATTCCAATTATTGCCGACGAATACGTTGATCCTGAATTTGGCAGTGGATGTGTAAAAATAACACCGGCTCATGACTTTAACGATCATGAAATTGGTAAACGCCATGCGCTTCCTATGATTAGTATTCTTACTAAAAAGGGAACTATTAATAAAAATGCTCCTATTGCCTATCAAGGAATGGACCGCTTTGTAGCCAGGGAACAAATTATTACTGATTTAGAGGCACAGCATTTATTAGTAAAAACAGAGCCTCATAAGTTAAAAGTTCCGCGCGGTGAAAAATCGAATGTAATTATTGAACCATTACTTACGGATCAGTGGTATGTAAAAACTCAGCCTTTAGCGCAACCAGCTATTGAGGCCGTAAGGAACGGGGAAATAAAATTTGTTCCTGATAATTGGTCTAAAACCTATTTTCAGTGGATGGAAAATATTGAAGACTGGTGTATAAGTCGCCAACTTTGGTGGGGACATCGGATCCCTGCCTGGTATGATAACCATGGGCATGTTTACGTAGGTTACAGTGAAAAAGATGTGCGCTTTAAATATAAATTAGATGCCTCCGTTTCATTAAAACAAGATGAGGATGTTTTAGATACGTGGTTTTCCTCGGCGTTATGGCCTTTCTCTACCCTCGGCTGGCCAGAGCGTACTCCTGATTTAGAGCAGTTCTATCCCACTTCTGTACTTTTTACAGGCTTTGATATTATCTTTTTTTGGGTAGCCCGAATGATTATGATGGGCTTAAAATTTACTGGAAAAATCCCTTTCAAAGACATCATTATTACCGGCCTTATCTGCGATAGTGAAGGCAAAAAAATGTCCAAATCCAAAGGCAATGTTTTGGATCCATTAGACATCATTGATGGTATCGAATTAGAGGCACTAGTGGCCAAACGTACTGACAAATTAATGCTCAACTCCGTGCGTGATAAAATTATCAAAGCGACTAGAAAACAATTTCCAGAAGGCATACCAGCTTATGGGAGTGACGCACTGCGCTTTACGTTCTGCTCTTTAGCCTCTACTGCAAGAACGGTTCGTTTTGATTTAAACCGTGTAGAAGGATATCGAAATTTTTGTAATAAACTATGGAATGCAGCCCGTTATGTATTGATGAGCACAGATGAAGAGCGCATCGATTTTGGGGATGGTGCATTCCAATATAGCCCCGCTGACCAATGGATTCTATCTAAATTACAACGGATAAAAACAACTTGTCATTATTACTTTGAAACGTACCGTTTTGACTTGTTAACCAATACTTTGTATGACTTTGTGTGGCATGAATATTGTGACTGGTACTTGGAACTGTCAAAACCCGTATTAAATGATGACGAGTCTTTAGGTTCTATGAAAAGAGGTACCAGAAGAACCCTCATTCATGTATTGGATCAAATATTAAAATTACTCCACCCCATCATTCCTTTTGTGACTGAAGAAATTTGGCAAAAGATAACAAAATTAACCAGTGAAAATGGTGAAACCATTATGCTAAGCCAATACCCACTGGTAGAAGATGAATTTATAAATGACCAGATTGAAGAAGAGTTAGAATGGGTTAAAAAAATCATTCAGTCGGTTAGAACAATCCGCAGCGAAATGGGAATAAGCCCTGCGAAAGTAATTCCTCTCAAACTTCGTAATGCTAATGAAATCGTTAAAGAGCGCGTGAATAAATACAGTGCTATTCTGCAAACGCTAGGTAAAGTTCATAATATTCAATGTTTAGCCGCTGAAGAAACAGTTCCTGCATCAGCAAGTGCCGTAGTGGGAGATCTGGAGTTATTAATTCCCATGGCAGGCCTCATTGATAGAGAAGCTGAGTTACAGCGATTAGCAAAAGAAATTAGTAAATTAGAAAAAGATATTTCCTTAGCCGAAACAAAATTAGGAAACCCCGCCTTTACCGACAAAGCACCAGCCGAGATCATTGCAAAAGAGCAAGAAAAATTAGCACAAGCTAAAGCGGCTAAGGAGAAGTTGTTAAAGAACAAGGAAATGGTGGAAGGATTATAG
- a CDS encoding efflux RND transporter permease subunit, which translates to MKFTDLFIKRPVLATVVSLLIFLFGLNSISKIQVRQFPEMDNTVITVTTAYPGADANLIAGFITTPLEAAIASAEGIDYMTSSSTQGVSTITLNIKLNFDPQIAFTDVMSKVQQTINLLPPQSQQPVIVKSSDSSSALLYLSLDSEKMTAQQITDYATRVVQPQLQTVEGVAKAEILGGQTYSMRIFLNPIKMAALKVSPSEVFTVLANNNFLTAAGSTKGEYVAIGINAQTNLNSAQGFSQLIVRSDKSSIIRLKDVARIELGSQSYDTSVTFDGKRAVFIGISPTPTANPLTVISKVRELFPSIVKQFPPSLKGLIVYDATEFIRESIHEVITTIVEAAAIVVLVIYLFLGSFRSVLIPIVTIPLSLVGVATLMLFLGYSINLLTLLAFVLAIGLVVDDAIVVVENIHRHIEEGKSPFQAAIEGAREIFTPIIAMTITLAAVYAPIGFMEGLTGALFKEFAFTLASAVVISGIIALTLSPMMCSKILTSEVSSGRFVHFLDNLFSRLQLRYKRALHSLLQTRSIMLVFAAVILLVLPYLYSHTAAETAPEEDQGFFFVASIAPQYATLDYVEAYTNLFGKIYTSFPETNHYFTINSQSPMSGMVLKPWDQRASQFAMKAPLQYKLDQITGLKSFAVIPPPLPGGGGGTPIQFVIKTTSDFKTLYEVSTKLLEKAKQSGMFIYLDNSLRFNKPQIDLQINRSKASDLGLDMQALGSSLTSALSGGYVNFFDLQGRSYQVIPQLERRFRLTPEELGQVYVKTSNDSMVPISTVVTPKALTQPNALSHFQQLNSATIQGVTMPGVTLGQGLGYLQQEADNLLPKGFAYDYGGQSRQFFQEGSTLLIAFFLSIVIIFLVLSAQYESFRDPLIILISVPMSICGALIPLNLGAATINIYTQVGLITLIGLISKHGILIVDFANHLQRQKNLDKQAAVEEAAAIRLRPILMTTAAMVFGVLPLLFASGAGAVSRYNIGLVISAGLLVGTCFTLFVVPTMYTYLAADHRHDEMEEKSPLPDGSPG; encoded by the coding sequence ATGAAATTTACAGATTTATTTATTAAAAGACCTGTTTTAGCGACCGTTGTAAGTTTGCTAATTTTTTTGTTTGGTCTGAATTCCATTAGCAAAATACAGGTCCGCCAGTTTCCGGAAATGGATAATACGGTAATCACCGTTACCACCGCATACCCCGGCGCGGATGCTAACCTCATTGCCGGTTTTATCACTACTCCTTTAGAAGCTGCGATTGCAAGCGCTGAAGGTATTGACTACATGACCTCTTCCAGCACGCAAGGGGTTAGTACCATTACGTTAAACATTAAACTAAATTTTGATCCACAAATTGCTTTCACTGATGTAATGAGTAAAGTACAGCAAACGATCAATTTATTGCCACCACAATCACAACAGCCTGTGATCGTAAAATCTTCTGATTCGTCCTCTGCACTTTTATATCTCAGTTTAGACAGTGAAAAAATGACGGCCCAACAGATTACTGACTACGCTACGCGCGTAGTCCAACCACAATTACAAACTGTGGAAGGCGTTGCTAAAGCAGAAATATTGGGTGGACAAACTTATTCCATGCGTATTTTTTTAAATCCCATCAAGATGGCTGCTTTGAAAGTGAGTCCCTCCGAAGTATTTACTGTATTAGCTAACAATAACTTCCTAACTGCTGCGGGTAGTACGAAAGGAGAATATGTTGCGATTGGGATTAATGCCCAAACCAACTTAAATAGCGCCCAAGGCTTTAGTCAGCTTATTGTGCGTAGCGATAAAAGCTCCATTATCCGCTTAAAAGATGTTGCAAGAATTGAGCTGGGCTCTCAAAGTTATGATACGTCCGTTACTTTTGACGGTAAAAGAGCGGTATTTATTGGAATTTCCCCAACTCCCACCGCCAATCCTTTAACGGTTATATCTAAAGTAAGAGAACTCTTCCCTTCTATCGTTAAGCAATTCCCTCCTTCTTTAAAAGGATTAATTGTTTATGATGCTACCGAGTTTATCCGTGAATCCATCCATGAAGTGATTACGACTATTGTGGAAGCGGCTGCCATTGTTGTTTTGGTTATTTACTTGTTCTTGGGCTCTTTTCGCTCTGTATTAATTCCTATCGTGACAATTCCTTTGTCTCTGGTAGGCGTTGCTACCTTAATGCTTTTCTTAGGTTATTCTATTAATTTACTTACGTTACTAGCCTTTGTATTAGCTATTGGCCTTGTCGTAGACGATGCCATTGTTGTGGTGGAAAATATACATAGGCATATTGAAGAAGGTAAATCTCCTTTTCAGGCGGCAATTGAAGGTGCGCGAGAAATTTTTACTCCGATTATTGCCATGACCATAACTCTTGCTGCAGTGTACGCACCGATTGGTTTTATGGAAGGTCTAACGGGGGCTTTATTCAAGGAGTTTGCTTTCACCCTTGCGTCGGCAGTGGTGATTTCTGGTATTATCGCTTTAACGCTTTCACCAATGATGTGCTCAAAGATTCTCACCTCAGAGGTATCCAGCGGCCGTTTTGTGCATTTCCTTGACAACCTTTTCTCTCGCTTACAATTACGCTACAAGAGAGCCCTGCATAGTTTGCTACAAACGCGCTCTATCATGCTTGTGTTTGCTGCCGTTATTCTTTTGGTTCTTCCCTATTTATATAGCCACACAGCAGCTGAAACGGCACCTGAAGAAGATCAGGGGTTTTTCTTTGTCGCCAGTATTGCCCCCCAATATGCCACGTTAGATTACGTAGAGGCATATACAAATTTATTTGGAAAAATATATACAAGCTTCCCAGAAACGAATCATTATTTTACCATTAATAGCCAATCCCCGATGTCTGGAATGGTTTTAAAACCATGGGATCAGAGGGCAAGCCAATTTGCTATGAAAGCCCCCCTACAGTATAAGCTCGATCAAATTACCGGCTTAAAATCCTTCGCCGTAATTCCTCCCCCGCTACCTGGTGGTGGAGGTGGAACCCCAATACAATTTGTTATTAAAACAACCAGTGACTTTAAAACCTTGTATGAAGTTTCAACCAAACTGTTAGAAAAAGCGAAGCAAAGTGGCATGTTTATATATCTTGATAATAGTCTACGTTTTAATAAGCCACAGATTGATCTACAAATAAACCGCTCAAAAGCTTCGGATTTGGGCTTGGATATGCAAGCATTAGGTAGCAGTTTAACCAGTGCTTTATCCGGAGGTTATGTTAACTTTTTCGATCTTCAAGGACGTAGTTATCAAGTAATTCCACAATTAGAAAGACGTTTTCGCTTAACACCCGAAGAATTAGGGCAAGTTTATGTAAAAACTTCTAATGATAGTATGGTGCCTATTTCTACGGTAGTTACTCCAAAAGCATTAACCCAGCCGAATGCACTCTCCCACTTCCAACAATTAAATTCTGCGACAATCCAAGGTGTAACTATGCCTGGAGTAACGCTAGGACAAGGACTTGGCTATTTACAACAAGAAGCAGATAATCTTTTACCGAAAGGGTTTGCTTATGATTATGGCGGCCAGTCTCGTCAATTTTTCCAAGAAGGCAGTACGCTATTAATCGCTTTCTTTCTCTCAATTGTAATTATTTTCTTGGTTTTATCTGCACAATATGAAAGTTTTAGAGATCCACTAATTATTCTAATTAGCGTTCCTATGTCGATTTGCGGAGCATTAATTCCCCTAAATCTCGGAGCAGCTACAATTAACATTTATACCCAAGTTGGCTTAATCACCCTTATTGGTCTGATAAGTAAACACGGTATTTTAATTGTAGACTTTGCTAACCATTTACAACGACAAAAAAATCTAGACAAACAAGCAGCCGTAGAAGAAGCAGCGGCTATTCGCTTAAGGCCTATTTTGATGACTACAGCAGCCATGGTATTCGGTGTGTTGCCTTTACTTTTCGCTTCCGGCGCTGGAGCCGTTAGCCGTTATAATATTGGCTTGGTTATTTCTGCGGGCTTATTAGTAGGGACTTGTTTCACGCTCTTCGTAGTACCTACAATGTATACCTATTTAGCAGCTGATCACAGGCATGACGAGATGGAAGAAAAATCCCCACTCCCTGATGGTTCGCCCGGATAA
- a CDS encoding efflux RND transporter periplasmic adaptor subunit, with product MRKRMTIMIIALGIIFGGIIGYNIFKGIMMKRYFAHFESPAVTVSSVTVKEQNWEPRLPAVGNFSAMNGVNVGSEAAGNVVQLLFDSGQFISKDELLLVIDDSVEQAKLKYNQSELTLQQLNYKRMSDLFKRGATPSSSVDEAKARLQQAEANVESTQAAIAQKHIKAPFTGKLGIRQVSLGQYITPGQTNIVTLQSLDPLFLEFYLPEQLLPKLHLNQPINFTVEQNPDVIFEGKITALNAKVDINTHNILIQATVPNCPSDVLTNLTKTNLFKTSKDPNSGKTLVQCDSELNQKNKIKQYNFIPGMFAAIDISQPKLPNVIVLPTTAISYSLYGNSVFLINKEKTDEGKEILKVKRTFIETGDQQGNYTVVTKGLKAGQIVVSSGDLKLEDDTRVEINNTVNLPNIAPVKLSE from the coding sequence ATGAGAAAGCGTATGACCATTATGATAATTGCCTTAGGAATTATCTTTGGTGGGATCATAGGATATAATATTTTCAAAGGGATCATGATGAAGCGCTATTTTGCTCATTTTGAATCCCCAGCTGTTACTGTTTCTTCAGTTACAGTGAAAGAACAGAATTGGGAACCGCGTCTGCCCGCCGTCGGTAATTTTTCGGCAATGAATGGGGTAAACGTAGGTTCAGAAGCTGCTGGCAACGTCGTGCAATTACTTTTTGATTCCGGGCAATTTATTTCTAAAGATGAACTTTTATTAGTGATTGATGATAGCGTTGAGCAAGCCAAACTAAAATATAATCAATCCGAGCTTACGCTGCAGCAATTAAATTACAAACGAATGAGTGACCTTTTCAAGCGTGGAGCCACACCAAGCTCAAGCGTTGATGAGGCAAAAGCACGTTTACAACAAGCAGAAGCAAATGTAGAAAGCACGCAGGCAGCTATTGCCCAGAAGCATATCAAAGCGCCTTTTACTGGTAAATTAGGTATACGCCAGGTAAGTTTAGGCCAATATATTACTCCAGGCCAAACCAATATTGTCACATTACAGTCTCTCGACCCGCTTTTTCTGGAGTTTTATTTGCCAGAGCAATTATTACCAAAATTACATTTAAATCAGCCAATTAATTTTACCGTAGAACAAAACCCAGACGTAATCTTTGAAGGAAAAATCACAGCCCTCAATGCAAAAGTAGATATTAACACCCACAACATTTTAATCCAGGCCACCGTGCCAAATTGCCCTAGTGATGTACTCACCAATCTGACTAAGACTAATCTGTTTAAGACCAGTAAAGATCCAAACAGCGGTAAAACTTTAGTCCAGTGTGACAGTGAATTAAATCAAAAAAATAAAATCAAACAATATAATTTTATTCCTGGAATGTTCGCAGCTATTGATATCAGTCAGCCGAAACTACCTAACGTTATTGTGCTGCCCACTACCGCCATTTCCTATAGTCTTTACGGTAATTCTGTTTTCCTTATTAACAAAGAAAAAACGGATGAAGGCAAAGAAATTTTAAAGGTGAAACGTACTTTCATTGAAACAGGTGATCAACAAGGAAATTATACGGTTGTAACCAAAGGGTTAAAAGCAGGTCAAATCGTAGTCTCCTCTGGCGATCTAAAGCTGGAAGATGATACTCGGGTGGAAATAAACAATACTGTAAATTTACCCAATATCGCTCCTGTTAAACTAAGTGAATAA